The genomic window AAGACTTAAAATTCCGTTGTTATTTGGTCAGGATGTTATTCACGGTTATAAAACTACATTTCCAATTCCGCTTGCAGAAGCAGCAAGCTGGGATTTAGAAGCAATCGAATTAGCGGCAAGAGTTGCAGCGACAGAAGCAGCGGCGAGCGGTATTCACTGGACATTTGCACCAATGGTCGACATTGGGCGTGATCCGCGCTGGGGCCGTGTTATGGAAGGTGCAGGAGAAGATACTTATCTAGGTTCTAAAATTGCTTATGCTAGAGTTAAAGGTTTTCAAGGAAATAAACTGGGCGATTTAAACTCCGTTATGGCTTGCGTAAAACACTTTGCAGCTTACGGCGCAGGTGTTGGCGGAAGAGATTATAACTCTGTAGACATGAGCGAAAGAATGTTGTTTGAAACTTATTTGCCGCCTTTTAAAGCTGCGTTAGATGCAGGTGCAGCAACTTTTATGAATTCATTTAATGATATTAATGGAATTCCAGCAACAGGAAATGCTCATTTACAAAGAGATATTTTAAAAGGAAAATGGAATTTCCAAGGTTTTGTGGTTTCAGACTGGGGATCAATTGGCGAAATGGTAGCGCATGGTTATTCTAAAGATCTTAAAGAAGCCGCTTATGCTGCCATTACTGCCGGAAGCGATATGGATATGGAAAGTAATGCATATCGTCAGAATCTAGCTCAATTAATAAAAGAAGGCAGAGTTTCTATTGATTTAGTGGATGATGCCGTAAAACGTATTCTTCGCAAAAAATTTGAATTAGGATTATTTGATGATCCTTACAGATATTCGGATGAAAAGCGTGCTGAAAAAGCCTTGTCAGATCCAGCAAACAGAAAAGCAGCACTTGAAGTGGCGCAGAAAAGTATTGTTTTATTAAAGAATGAAAACCAGACTTTACCAATTTCAAAAAATGTAAAAACTATTGCTTTCATCGGACCAATGGTAAAAGAATACAAAGAAAATATGGGATTCTGGTCTGTAGAACTTCCAGAGGTTGATTATAATAAATGGATTGTTTCACAATGGGATGGTCTTCAAAATAAAGTGGGTAAAAATACAAAGCTGCTTTACGCTAAAGGATGTGAAATTGAGGGAACTAACAAAGACGGTTTTGCAGAAGCTGTTGCAGCTGCAAAACAAGCCGACGTTGTGATTTTGAGTATTGGTGAAAGACGCGACATGAGCGGTGAAGCAAAAAGTAGAAGTGACCTTCATTTGCCAGGCGTTCAGGAAGATTTGGTAAAAGTAATTCAAGCAACAGGAAAACCAGTTGTCGTTTTAATTAATGCAGGAAGACCTCTTGTCTTCAATTGGACAGCAGACAATGTTCCTGCAATCGTTTATACTTGGTGGCTGGGTACAGAAGCTGGAAATGCAATTGCAAATGTTTTATTTGGAGATTACAATCCGTCTGGAAAACTGCCAATGACTTTCCCGAGAGAAGTAGGGCAGGTGCCAATTTATTACAATCATTTTAGTACAGGAAGACCAGCCAAAACAGAAAGCGAAACCAATTATGTTTCGGCTTATATTGACTTAAAAAACTCTCCTAAATACCCTTTTGGATACGGATTAAGTTATACAAAATTTGATTATTCTGGTTTGAAATTATCGGCATCAAAAATAAAAAGTAACGAAACGATTAAAGTTTCTTTCCAATTATCAAATGTTGGAAAAGCCGCTGGAGAAGAAGTAGTTCAGTTGTATTTGAAAGATAAATTTGGATCTGTTGTGAGACCAGTTTTAGAGTTGAAAGATTTCAAAAAAGTGAAATTAAATGCAGGAGAATCTAAAACAATGGAGTTTACAATTGATAAAGAAAAACTTTCTTTCTACAATGATAAATTGGAATGGACAGCTGAGCCAGGAGATTTTGAAGTAATGATTGGAGCTTCGTCTGCAGATATTAAATTAAAATCTGATTTTGAATTACTGGCTAAGTAGTAATTTACTTTTATAAATAAAAATGGGGCCTTTAAGCCCCATTTTTTATACGAATTATTTAAGACGTTTTTTAAAATTGAATTTTATAAGATTAAGTAAACCTTGCTCTATAATATCAATTCCTATTCCAAAATTGCTGTCGGCAATCGTGTGATGATCTGTTCTGAACTTTTCAAAATCAGCTGCAGGAATTTCTAAATTAACCAGCGGTTTAAAATCTACAAAAATAGAAGCACTGTTTTTAGTTACTTTTTTACGGCTCGTATAATCAAAATAAGGATTATTTATGGCGCTTTCCTGGCGCGTAAATTTCTCTTCGGTATCTATTTTTTGATCTGTATGAAGATTGATTTCATATTTTTCGTTGTCAAAATTATGCCAAAACGGAACATCGGTATGCATAAAATCGCGGGCATTATTCTTCACCACATT from Flavobacterium fluviale includes these protein-coding regions:
- a CDS encoding glycoside hydrolase family 3 N-terminal domain-containing protein produces the protein MKKVTTITLLLFSLFASAQQQTIDQKVNDLLKKMTIEEKIGQLNQYTGDNQATGPITINPNKQSEIKQGLIGSMLNVVGTKYTRQYQELAMQSRLKIPLLFGQDVIHGYKTTFPIPLAEAASWDLEAIELAARVAATEAAASGIHWTFAPMVDIGRDPRWGRVMEGAGEDTYLGSKIAYARVKGFQGNKLGDLNSVMACVKHFAAYGAGVGGRDYNSVDMSERMLFETYLPPFKAALDAGAATFMNSFNDINGIPATGNAHLQRDILKGKWNFQGFVVSDWGSIGEMVAHGYSKDLKEAAYAAITAGSDMDMESNAYRQNLAQLIKEGRVSIDLVDDAVKRILRKKFELGLFDDPYRYSDEKRAEKALSDPANRKAALEVAQKSIVLLKNENQTLPISKNVKTIAFIGPMVKEYKENMGFWSVELPEVDYNKWIVSQWDGLQNKVGKNTKLLYAKGCEIEGTNKDGFAEAVAAAKQADVVILSIGERRDMSGEAKSRSDLHLPGVQEDLVKVIQATGKPVVVLINAGRPLVFNWTADNVPAIVYTWWLGTEAGNAIANVLFGDYNPSGKLPMTFPREVGQVPIYYNHFSTGRPAKTESETNYVSAYIDLKNSPKYPFGYGLSYTKFDYSGLKLSASKIKSNETIKVSFQLSNVGKAAGEEVVQLYLKDKFGSVVRPVLELKDFKKVKLNAGESKTMEFTIDKEKLSFYNDKLEWTAEPGDFEVMIGASSADIKLKSDFELLAK